From the Musa acuminata AAA Group cultivar baxijiao chromosome BXJ3-1, Cavendish_Baxijiao_AAA, whole genome shotgun sequence genome, the window tggATATATTCTaatcataaaagaaataaaaatatattgatatatttGATCTTAACAAAGTCAAACTTTTGAGAACCACAGGTTGACTtatgatttctttcttttcttttctgacaGGGCCGAAATTTATATCGATTTTGTAGTGTTTTGACTGCTAAAATCCGGCTGACTATTTCGCTACGATTTAGGTCACGACTCTCCTCAGCAGATCTCACAGATTGGGACGACGGCCCAAGATGGCACGTGCCATGCAAGCAGCGAAAGCGCAGCGGCCGCGAGCGACACGTGCGGAGGTGACGTCACGGGTGATGCATCCCTTCAACCCTCGCCAAGCATTGCTTCTTCGAAGCATAATACAAACTCCTCGTACTTGACTGCGGCCAGAAGATGGAAGAAGACACTGGTGGACATGGCTTTGATGGATGGTTGACTTTGGGGGGATGAAGAACCCCCCTTCTCTCCTCGAGTTTGAACacacaggaagaagaagaagaagatgatgacaaaCACATATAACACCAGAAAGTGTTTCCTTTTGTCCATATGTGTGTGATGAGAGGTTTCAATTGTAGTGTTGTGGGTGGGTTACTTTGGCTACAGCAAGTTGAATAAGATATCTAAACCAGTAAGGACTTTTGGTACATTAAATTTATTTTCTCATTAATTATGTTCTTAGTGAATATTTAGACACATTTCTTTGTTCCTAAATTTTTATATGTAATTTATAAATATGTtacgataaaaaaatttattagtgaACATCTATGCATAGCTTTGAtagatgataaaataataaaaaaatatttatgatggtaCAAATATACATTAAGGATAATCGTAAAAGAGCTGAGACAATTGTTATTAGTGATACgatgaaagaagaaaattataattACATATTTAAGTACTCTTCATTTTACTATATAAAAGTAAATAATCGATCCAAATAATTAGGATATTAAAGCCTGTCATTATCGTTGTTATAAGTTTAAAATAAGTTATGTCTCATAATTTATGAGATATTCTATGATGTTAAGGAATTGATGCCATAAACAAGATATAATCTTTCGAGTTGTATGACAATCTAGTGGACAATCTAGTGGATGATTGATTGATGGTGTTGAACTTGTTTGCGGTTAGAAGGTCGAAATTGGGGTACAAAACAAACACCCAATATTTTAAGATTAGTCCACATATTGCATTCAATTATTTACCTTTGGCATGTTGGTTAGTTAACCTATCAAACTTgagatatcataaataaatattctaattataaaaaaaataaaatgtttctCTATTGTAATATTCAGATTTGTTAGTGTAATATTATACAATAAGTGATAGGTTTTAAGTTTgaattcaataatatttttttagaaaaaaattatatctaaAATGGTTATTAATCTATTTTTATCATCACAACCATCAAATGGTAATCATGGTAGCTATTCATTCTTTGTTCTCAAAAGACAATATGTTAGATACAAACATAGGGAGACAAAACATAATTAAAAATCATTGTGTGGGGAAGGGAAGGAGGAGATATATGAGAATTCATGATGCATTAGTGGGAAGTGGATGTGTGTTTAGAATTATGACATTGACTTGGTGCTCACTCACATGGAGAATTTGGAGGAGACACACCTTTTAGATGTGGAATGAATGATTGATGTGTCGTCGTACCGATTTCCATGATGACAAACCAAGTGCGAAGGATATTTTACTCTCCATTCACTCGATAGGAAGAAGTCCAAACCAAATCGAGGGAAGAGAGAATGAAGTCGAAGTCGAAGTCAAAGAGAGGGGTAAGTGGGATCGAAGCCCATCaccaaaagcaaaagcaaaagccATGGCATTGCTTCCGTTCTTTTTGGCTGTCTTATCGCATGCTAATTTCCAAGGACAAGTCATCCATTTCGAAATAGGCTATCCTTCCATAGCTCAGTGGACTTCGTCGTATGCAAGTTTCGAGAAGTCTTCTCCCACCTAACAAGGTTTTGGTATACGTAGGGCGCGATTTGGATTAGAACTAAATCAGAATCTAATCGAGTTGATGAATCGATAATTTCGAATCGAATTGGAATCGATGTcctatgattcaaatcaaataaatttaagaataataataataataaaaatattaataatatataaatagtaTAATGGCTAgtattgtaattttaaagcttaaTGATGTGGGTTCAAATTTGAATTGGTGTCCTATGATTCGCATCTAAAACATATAGAACCAATTCGATTTTGATttctaattttataaaataaaaaattgatgatTTCATAATTGATAAAATCAACCCTTGGGTATATCAAAAATCATAATTGATAATGTCATTTAGTCTTACTTGATTGAAGAACAGGAAAACCAATGACTCATAAATCTGTCGAGTTCTCTTATCtttagaagttttttttttttagtttacacGTCGCTTTGAAAAGATAAAATTGTCCTAAGCCCTTAACTCTCATATAAGAGAGAATACTGATCATGTTATTTAGTCTTATATTAGTTGAGAAATAGGGAAATCAAAAGCTCACAAATCTATCAGATTTAGAGCTCACAAGATAAAATTATGATAGGATACCAATCAACCAAAAGCGAATAATTTCTTACGAGCTTATGGGTCGTATCAATGATCAACCAATCAAATATTCccttatcaataatatttttttttcttttacgtaTCGTGATTGAAGTATAATACTTTTGGTCTTCTATGACTTTGTGTTGGTGTAAAAAGAATGATGGATGACTTTGGAGACTTGTTCATGTATtttataatggaagacaatatatGCCCATCGTGACAATTTCTCATAAGTCCATCACACCAATGTCGATTAAATGACTTATCGATTGGTGCTATAAGGAGGATCCTAAGCCTTGGGCTTCTATACAGGAGGGAACGTTGATAAAATTATATAGTTCTATATTGGTTGAGGAGTAAGGGAACCAATGACTCATAAGTCTATCCGACCTCCTCTTGGAGCTCACAAGAAAGGATAAAATCGTATTAGGTATACATCACATATTATCCTAGGCACATAATTTCTTGTGAGCTTATGAGCTGTATCAATGATGAaccaatcaaatatttttttatcagtaatcttttttctcttttacatATTATGATCGAGGtatgatatttttattctttactaCCTGTGTTGGTGTAAAAAAGAAGATGGATGACTTTGGGGACTTTTATACTGTATTGAAGACAAGATAAGATGATGTCATGATCTTTTGTTGTTGGTGAATGCTATTTCATATATAGGATGGCAGGAGAGGAATAATCTGTCTCTTAGAACACTTTACATGTGCAAAACAGCTAGCTAGGAGAGGAATAatctatatctctctctctctctctctctctctctctctaaaccaGAAAAGGTAGTCAGCTTAACATATGCAATAATATAATACCACAATGCAAATGTCATTACCATCATCATTATCATGAATGTTATTACATTTATTAATATCAACACCATTACCATTATTACTAATACTATTGGTAATATTGTCATTTCATTGTTTGCATTATCATCGATATTAGCATTACTAGTAAGAAACGATGAGAGATAAAACGTTACATGTAATATATAATTGATTGCAGGATGGATTTACGATAAGCATCCGTAGACGATTCGTGAAGAATATGATACTATTCAATGAAATAAAGCTTCATTTTTTGTTGTTGCAGCAGAAGTGATTCTATCGAGTAAGTTCAATAGCGCCAAAAAGATGAAATCGGATTCCATCGCTATTAGAATATGATTCAATCAACACGAATATGATACTGTTCAATGAGATGGAGGAGCTTCCATCGAACCAATTCAAGTCACTGGATGTCTCTgcaaccttctctctctctctctctctctctctctaatatatatataataataatatatatattatttcttgtaTGAGAATAATCAAATGTAAGAAATATCTTACCTCAAAGTTTGTCTCATATAAAACATAAGAAACAGCATTTTCTATTATCTCTCTCATCATATCCTTAATTAGAGAATAACCAAATCTTTCATGTTTAAAATCATTGTCCTCATTTGGACTCAAAGGTACTTATTAATTCTAACCAATCTAAGGCTCAAAAAATCGATCGACATTCTCTCTAATTCTACACTTGATaggtttttttaaaaataaataaattactttAAAAAAATATGAGTATAATCGATACCAGAAGAATCGACACTCAAATAATTATAAGAGGATTCGACAAATGAcctctctaaaaaaaaaaaaaagactctttAGTTGATCAAATAAACCATTACACTTGGtacgattttttttttcaaaaataattaattacttaAAAAAATACAAGTATAATCGTTGCTAGAAGAATCGACACTCAAATTGTTACGATAGCGGATTCGAAAAATGACCTCTCTAAACAAAAAACACTCTTTAGTTGAGTAAATTAATCAGACAACCAATCTGCAAATCAGTTTCCTTTTATTACAACTTGAGCATTTCTGATCACATTAATCAAATTTTGACAACCTCAACATAATCCATTTCGACTTCAGTAAACTGCACCTCCCGTTGGACAGCCAACCATAGCACTTGAAGAAGCTCGACATTCATATCTTCACGTAAAGATTGGACAAAGATCTACAAACCTAATAGATTTGACATGCTAACACCTCAacacaaataaaaaaagaagactTTTGTTTCTGTGCGGAAACTCTTTACGCAGCAATCACCTCAAAAACCACCCGTTGGAATCTCCGAGTGATGTCCCTTTCATTGCTAGTCTTCCATCAACTTTGCTATGGCTTAAGCTCCATAAGATTTTCTCGATCTACCAAGATCTTAGAGATTACAAGTGGTAGGGGTCATATTTGCTATCAATTagggtttgatacatggcatcccCATTAACAGAAAATGACAAAAACTAAATCATTGGAGATGCTACGTAAGTTGAATCCTAGCAAAAAATATTCTTCATAAGGTAAAATTCAAAAATATATtcttcaaataatttttgtccgtAGAAAATTATTTTCTAGCCGCAAACGATTAGAAATGATAGTCTATAAAAGATCTTAATGAATACGATAATCGAGATTTGATTCTCACTACCTCATTCTTATTCATGTTAGAGCATCCGAGAGATGACATCGAATATTTTATTCGATCTTTGATATAGGTCAAATATCTTAGAGCGTATCATGTGAATCTCGAAGCTCCCCATGCAAGTTGGATTCGATCAGATATGTTTATAgcttgtatatatataaaaaaaagttgATAGCTACAAAGACTTCTTGAAGTCGGGAGAGGACAAGTGGCTCTTTGTGattgccatctctctctctctctcatgcataTATGTTAATGGATTGTGCCCTCGGAGAAAAGTTTAATGCCACAGGATTTTGCTTGAGCATTTATGAGCAGCAGTCAATGGCACTTGGGTGTTGGGACTTCTCTCTCTTAAATATGTAAGAACATAAATTGATTGTGAATGTACTTTTGGGTGTTTGGAATGGACACCATTTCTCACATGATAATATGATTTGGTATCTCTAGAATCTTAAAATCGAATGAGTATTAGGTAACTTAAATTTTAAtcttttatattataaattatacTTAATATAtgtcaaataattttatttttaataaaggttctttttcttttgataattGAATATTTCTCACTCTTTAGGTGGATATATAAGAGCTTGATAGATAAGGATAATATTGATATCCTCTAGCTCCCTCTATTATATGGATTAACAAACAATAAAGACATGAGAACTAGCAATAATTAATGACGGTGCGCTTAACTTCTCTAGTCACCTCATGGTTACGATCATTGATGACAACACGTCTCTAACTTCCTTAGACATATCTTGGTTGACATCTCTTACTATGTCTCTGCAGTAATAATTGATAGCAAACTGTCCTCCCTAATGCCTTCGTTGTTCAGAGTAAAGAAGGTCTTGGCTAATGTATGACTAAATCGCTCGGCGCCGAAGTATAAAAGTTACGCCTCATACCAAGCTGAGGAGGTAGATAATATAGTCTCTCTATTCTCTACTCTCTAATTTACATAGCTCATATTGATGTCTTCCTTCTTGTCCTTCATACACTGGTTTAAGCATTAGAGGGATCAAGCTGAAAAGCCATTACATATATCTATTGTACAAAGTCATCTCACCCTCAGCGAACTGTCCCCCTAGAATACCTCCCTCGTCCGTCCACCACGTCAGCACTTCACAGAAGACATGAGCCTATGGCTTCGGTAGTGAACCAATCggaccgattcactggtttgcttATTATTTGGatactaaattttaaaatttgatgagTCTAAATCAAATTAATCAAGCTTAAAATATATGATATTACATATTAATTTAACTTAAAAAATAAGCTATTGAGATGTGAAATAAATACAATAAATATCATCCAACTCTTTTAAGAATTAATAATGTGTAATTATTGTTTAATCCTATCTAATCTTTATCTTGTACATAAACATTTTATTAAGAAAACAATCTAATTAAAGCAAGTAAACAGCTCCATTTCGAGTTTTCTAGTCACATGGTAATCCCATGGCCATGGCATatgaaacttcttttttttttttttttttcttttctttttggttgtGCACTCTCTTCTGCACTTAATTTATCTGAAAGAAAGGAGATTGCATGTTGAGAGGATAATTCCTTATTGGTTCCACTAAGAACCTGTTGGAGAGAACTCAGAGTTGACTTGCCACCATACCATTGATGTGGCTTCCACATCTTTGATATCATAACATGACTTGCACATAAGTCAATTTTTTTACCTCTTTTGATGGATCAATCCCCACTTAGATTAGACTTTCAGTGGGGCTAATAACATTTAGAGATTTCATGTCCCTTGTACTCTTAAAGAAGATCTTCTCATTTCACATCAATTAGGCAAATAATAAAACCCTGTTTAGATGTTTTCTATGATGACCATAAATGTAATAAAGATATAATAAAGGTCTACACAGTGTATACTATCCTATATAGAAAAAGTAATaaagatataatattttaaataataaaataaagtaaGACTATTTTGGAGTGCATCTTTTCTTGATGGGATTTCTATTTAGGACaccccacaaaaaaaaaaaaaaaaaaaaaaaaatcttgacattgagagcttgatggataTGTTCTTCTCTTCTTGTCATGCATTGTCCATGACAGGAATCAATCTTGCTTAGGTTTTCCCATCCAAGAACCTGAAGGAAACCATCTCAAACAAGCCTTCTAAATGCCAAGGGACCAACAACACAGAACCAAGTGCAGTCATTAGGACCAGCACAgagcttcttttcttttttctctttatgGTGTCAAAAATTCTATCATCACTACAATTAGTACCTTTCTTGAAGGAAAAGAATACTAAGAATCCCATTCATCACATCCTTTGTATCTCGCGGCATCTATGCATGGGATATTACCAACTCCATTAACAATGATGAGTTGCTCTCCTCGGGGGGCCCCGCCGCGTGATGCGGGATGTGGCGGGGGTGAGCACTCACGTGCGCGCCGCTCGCGGCCCCGACAGTGTACCGCCACGCCACCTTCACGTGGTGCGCATTCCCACGTGCCCCCGCCCCCGCCCTTGTCGCTGTCATCTACCCTCGACGTTGCTTTCTCACCTCCTTCCTCTTTTCCTACCACCCCTCCGTGGCGGCGGGCGCTTCTTCTGCTCGTTTAATTACCTCGAGGAAAGGTCAGGTTTGTTTGCTGGGATTTCTCGAACAGTTTACCGCGTGTTTGTTTATGATTCTTTTGGTCCTCTATAAGAACCCCCCGccacgccttcttcttcttcgaacaCTCTAGTGCTTCTTCCTCTGCAACAACATCACCACAACCCACACACCCCGCCCTCCATACGATATCATGGGATCCGCGGGAGAGAGCGGATGGGTCGTCTCGCTCTCCTTGGCCGCCAAGGCTGGCGAGTTGTCCGCCGACCCTTCTCGCCTGCTCGCTCTCGCTGTCGTCGTCGCAGTTTGCTGGCTCACCACTCTCCTGCTCCACTGGGCCTTCCCCGGCGGCCCCGCCTGGGGAAGGTACTGGTGGAGCAGGCGCCGGCCATGGGGCATCGGAGGTGTCATCCCGGGGCCCCGGGGACTCCCCGTGGTCGGAAGCATGGGCCTCATGTCCGGCCTCgcccaccggaagctcgccgccgCCGCGGACGCCATCCCCGGCGCCCGGCGGCTCATGGCGCTCAGCCTGGGCGACACCCGGGTGGTCGTCACCTGCGACCCGGTCGTGGCCAGGGACATCCTGAACTGCTCCGAGTTCGCCGACCGGCCGGCCAAGGAGTCGGCCTACGGGCTCATGTTCCACCGCGCCATCGGCTTCGCCCCCTACGGCGCCTACTGGCGCACCCTGCGGAGGACCGCGGCCACCCATCTCTTCTCCCCCAAGCAGATATCCGCCTTCGGCCTCCACCGCGCTGAGATCGCCGCGCAGATGGTGCGCGCCCTCAACGGCCTCCCGTCCCAGCCCGTTCAAGTCCGCAAGATCGTGAAGCGAGCGTCCCTGAACCACGTCATGTGGTTCGTCTTCGGAAAGAAGTACGGCCTCGAGCAAGAAACCGAGGAGTCGAAGGAGCTAAGAAGCTTGGTAGAAGAAGGCTACGAGCTCCTGGGGAAGCTCAACTGGTCGGACCACCTGCCGGTTCTCGCGGGGTTGGACCTGCAGCGAGTGCGGTCGGGCTGCAACGGCATCGTCCGCCGCGTCGAGCGCTTCGTGACGCGCATCATCGAAGAACACCGAGTCGGACATCGGCGCGCCGCGGAGGCTGCCACGGGAGACTTCGTCGACGTTCTGCTGTCTCTGCAGGGTTCCGATAGACTATCCGACGCCGACATGGTCGCTGTCCTCTGGGTaaactttttttatattattaaatcacataataataataataataataataatagtgaaGAAGTGATGATTCGGTTGTTATATTTACATAGGAGATGATATTTCGGGGTACGGACACCGTGGCGGTGCTGATAGAGTGGGTGTTGGCGAGACTGGTGATGCACGGGGAAGTGCAGGCGAGACTGCAAGCGGAGTTGGACGCGGTGGTGGGCAGGAACGGGACGGTGACGGGACCCGAGGCGATCCCAGCGCTGCCGTACCTGCAGGCGGTGATCAAAGAGACGCTGAGGATGCACCCGCCGGGCCCGCTTCTATCGTGGGCTCGCCTGGCCACGTCGGATGCGATCGTGAGCGGGGGCCACTCCGTTCCGGCGGGGACCACGGCGATGGTGAACATGTGGGCCATCGCCCGCGACCCGGCGGTGTGGCCCGACCCGCTCCGGTTCGATCCGGACCGGTTCATCGGACCGGGTGGGCACGCCGCCGAGTTCCCGGTCATGGGCTCCGACCTGCGGCTGGCGCCGTTCGGGTCCGGGCGGCGGAGCTGCCCCGGGAAGGGGCTGGCCATGGCGACGGTCGAGCTGTGGGTGGCGGCGCTGGCGCACGAGTTCGAGTGGAGGGCTCCGTCCGACGACGCGGCGGAGGGCGGCGACGTCGACCTCTCCGAGGTGCTGCGACTCTCCTGCGAGATGGCGGCGCCGCTGACCGTGAGGCTCCGTCGGCGTCGCCGGGGGCTGGCTTGATGAGTGAAGGTAGTGGTCACTTGGAGTGTACACAGTAGAGCGAATACAGTGGCTTTAGAAAGAGTGGCTTTCCCTTGTTATATGCCGTTTGTTCTCTCTCCCCCCTCTCGCTTCTGTTTCCTCTGTTTCTTTCTTGAGGTTTGTGTAGGCTTTGAATCCGTACTGTATATgaaaatgaaaattatatgtaacGTAAAAATGCAATGAAGTCTGAGTCAGGTTGTTCTCACCGATGAAGGCTATGTGTCACTTAGTAGTATCATTACGGTATCAGTCGAACAGTGGAATCAGTCGAACAGTGGAGGGAGCAGTCTGAGAAAGGTGAACACCAGCAAACGATGCCATTCGTCGTGATAAGAACCGTGCGCCGCCCTCCGTGCACTTCCGGTGCCGTCAAAACGTGTTTTGTTCGGAAGGAAATATTCCGTGTTCTTTGCTTGTAGGTTACACTGTGATTGTGGTGCACATAGCAATCATTGACATTAACTCTGAAACCAAGGTGAGATGCCCATGACAGGGAAGAGAATGATCGGAAGCTGCTGCACCTCAGCACATGAACAGGCATTCGGGTTGATTCCAATGCTTGTGGTGCATGGGTAAGCAAAGAATCCCATGTGTCTCGGTCTTAATTCTCCACTGCAAGCCATTGTCAGAGAGCATCAGTGGTCTGCCGGAGATGCCGTGATCCATGACCAACACCGTGAACTGACACACCTCGGTCTCCCAAGACAAACGGTACACAGCTCCAAAGAACAGACAGCAACGGTGTGTCAAATCCCCAGCCATGGCCGGAAAAGGATTTGCGGTGGGAGAACACAGGCTCTGACAGGGACCTTCTGCCGGGATCAAGTCGAGCCTTACACTGTCAGCAGTAAACTTTGTTATCTTTGAATGGTTGTCTGGATGCTTCGTGTTCCTTTGAATGGGCTCTTAGATTCCTCTGTCACATCCTATCATCATCATTATCCGGAGGTTACTCCATTGATGCTTCCTTCTTCGTCAAGTGCTGCAAGAGCAAGCCACTTGCACAATAATACTGGTGCAGCAAGTGTGAGCTTTAAGCTGATCCTTCGTGGACCGAAGAAGAAGCCGAATGAGCTGAGCTCCGAATCATCAGCATCTGCACTGTTGCATGCACGATGACT encodes:
- the LOC135628907 gene encoding cytochrome P450 78A9-like; translation: MGSAGESGWVVSLSLAAKAGELSADPSRLLALAVVVAVCWLTTLLLHWAFPGGPAWGRYWWSRRRPWGIGGVIPGPRGLPVVGSMGLMSGLAHRKLAAAADAIPGARRLMALSLGDTRVVVTCDPVVARDILNCSEFADRPAKESAYGLMFHRAIGFAPYGAYWRTLRRTAATHLFSPKQISAFGLHRAEIAAQMVRALNGLPSQPVQVRKIVKRASLNHVMWFVFGKKYGLEQETEESKELRSLVEEGYELLGKLNWSDHLPVLAGLDLQRVRSGCNGIVRRVERFVTRIIEEHRVGHRRAAEAATGDFVDVLLSLQGSDRLSDADMVAVLWEMIFRGTDTVAVLIEWVLARLVMHGEVQARLQAELDAVVGRNGTVTGPEAIPALPYLQAVIKETLRMHPPGPLLSWARLATSDAIVSGGHSVPAGTTAMVNMWAIARDPAVWPDPLRFDPDRFIGPGGHAAEFPVMGSDLRLAPFGSGRRSCPGKGLAMATVELWVAALAHEFEWRAPSDDAAEGGDVDLSEVLRLSCEMAAPLTVRLRRRRRGLA